The Amphiura filiformis chromosome 12, Afil_fr2py, whole genome shotgun sequence genome includes a region encoding these proteins:
- the LOC140166359 gene encoding uncharacterized protein: protein MSELYYVIPVPIGFFIFLCAICLRLASRQSRQNSRCGQGWVRRDGRNVRVIRRMIIVPRQFESATTPIIPAEHQYPDQPHPNDPPPSYESAAAQQQHGAYVRAMEGWDHQATASSPSAPRPGEQPPSYNPQPMVNPNNASAASHGLLLDVASLPCASGPQPHSINK, encoded by the exons ATGAGTGAACTTTACTATGTAATCCCGGTTCCCATCGGCTTCTTCATATTTCTGTGTGCCATCTGTTTGCGATTAGCAAGCCGCCAGAGTCGGCAAAACA GTCGATGTGGTCAAGGATGGGTACGAAGAGATGGGAGAAATGTTCGCGTCATTAGACGCATGATAATCGTACCCCGCCAATTTGAATCAGCGACTACGCCTATTATACCAGCTGAGCACCAGTACCCTGATCAACCTCATCCTAATGACCCACCACCTTCATACGAATCTGCCGCCGCTCAACAGCAACATGGTGCGTATGTCCGAGCAATGGAAGGCTGGGACCACCAGGCTACAGCTTCTAGCCCATCAGCTCCGCGTCCGGGTGAACAACCACCTTCATACAACCCTCAACCTATGGTGAATCCGAACAATGCCTCTGCAGCGTCTCATGGACTACTCCTTGATGTCGCTTCTCTGCCCTGCGCCAGTGGTCCACAGCCTCATTCAATCAACAAGTAA